A genomic segment from Malaclemys terrapin pileata isolate rMalTer1 chromosome 1, rMalTer1.hap1, whole genome shotgun sequence encodes:
- the LOC128837840 gene encoding histone H3, producing MARTKQTARKSTGGKAPRKQLATKAARKSAPATGGVKKPHRYRPGTVALREIRRYQKSTELLIRKLPFQRLVREIAQDFKTDLRFQSSAVMALQEASEAYLVGLFEDTNLCAIHAKRVTIMPKDIQLARRIRGERA from the coding sequence ATGGCCAGGACCAAGCAGACCGCCCGTAAATCCACCGGTGGCAAAGCCCCCCGTAAGCAGTTGGCCACTAAAGCTGCCCGGAAGAGCGCGCCTGCGACTGGGGGAGTGAAGAAGCCTCATCGTTACCGACCCGGCACTGTAGCCCTGCGAGAGATCCGCCGCTATCAGAAATCTACTGAGCTGCTCATCCGCAAGCTGCCCTTCCAGCGCCTGGTCCGTGAAATCGCCCAGGATTTCAAGACCGATTTGCGCTTCCAGAGCTCGGCGGTTATGGCCCTGCAGGAGGCCAGCGAAGCATATCTGGTTGGTCTTTTTGAGGATACCAACCTGTGTGCTATTCACGCCAAGAGAGTCACCATCATGCCCAAGGACATCCAGTTAGCCCGCCGTATCCGAGGCGAGAGAGCTTAA
- the LOC128837830 gene encoding histone H3 — MARTKQTARKSTGGKAPRKQLATKAARKSAPATGGVKKPHRYRPGTVALREIRRYQKSTELLIRKLPFQRLVREIAQDFKTDLRFQSSAVMALQEASEAYLVGLFEDTNLCAIHAKRVTIMPKDIQLARRIRGERA; from the coding sequence ATGGCCAGGACCAAGCAGACCGCCCGTAAATCCACCGGTGGCAAAGCCCCCCGTAAGCAGTTGGCCACTAAAGCTGCCCGGAAGAGCGCGCCTGCGACTGGGGGAGTGAAGAAGCCTCATCGTTACCGACCCGGCACTGTTGCCCTGCGAGAGATCCGCCGCTATCAGAAATCTACTGAGCTGCTCATCCGCAAGCTGCCCTTCCAGCGCCTGGTCCGTGAAATCGCCCAGGATTTCAAGACCGATTTGCGCTTCCAGAGCTCGGCGGTTATGGCCCTGCAGGAGGCCAGCGAAGCATATCTGGTTGGTCTTTTTGAGGATACCAACCTGTGTGCTATTCACGCCAAGAGAGTCACCATCATGCCCAAGGACATCCAGTTAGCCCGCCGTATCCGAGGAGAGAGAGCTTAA
- the LOC128837940 gene encoding histone H4: MSGRGKGGKGLGKGGAKRHRKVLRDNIQGITKPAIRRLARRGGVKRISGLIYEETRGVLKVFLENVIRDAVTYTEHAKRKTVTAMDVVYALKRQGRTLYGFGG, from the coding sequence ATGTCTGGTCGTGGTAAAGGTGGTAAGGGGCTGGGAAAAGGGGGCGCTAAGCGCCATCGGAAGGTGCTTCGTGATAACATTCAAGGTATTACGAAGCCAGCTATTCGTCGTTTGGCGCGCCGTGGTGGTGTAAAGCGTATTTCTGGATTGATTTATGAAGAAACCCGAGGAGTACTGAAAGTGTTTCTAGAGAACGTTATCCGTGATGCTGTCACTTACACTGAACATGCCAAGCGAAAGACTGTGACTGCCATGGACGTGGTGTATGCTCTAAAACGCCAAGGTCGCACTCTGTACGGTTTCGGGGGCTAA
- the LOC128837802 gene encoding histone H1-like has translation MSETAPVAAPAVSAPGAKTSAKKTKKTPATSKARKPPGPSVTELITKAVSASKERKGVSLAAVKKALAAGGYDVEKSNSRIKLGLKSLVSKGTLVQTKGTGASGSFKLNKKPGETKEKAPKKKPAAKPKKPAAKKPASAAKKPKKAAAVKKSPKKAKKPAAAAAKKTAKSPKKVKAAKPKKATKSPGKAKAVKPKAAKPKPTKPKATKAKKAAPKKK, from the coding sequence ATGTCGGAAACGGCGCCTGTTGCAGCTCCTGCTGTCTCCGCTCCTGGGGCAAAAACTTCCGCTAAAAAAACGAAGAAGACGCCAGCTACTTCTAAAGCCCGCAAGCCTCCAGGTCCCAGCGTGACCGAGCTGATCACCAAGGCGGTGTCCGCTTCCAAGGAGCGCAAAGGGGTCTCGCTGGCAGCTGTTAAGAAGGCTCTGGCCGCCGGAGGGTACGATGTAGAGAAAAGCAACAGCCGCATCAAGCTGGGGCTCAAGAGCCTGGTAAGCAAGGGCACCTTGGTGCAGACTAAAGGCACCGGCGCATCGGGCTCCTTCAAACTCAATAAGAAGCCTGGCGAGACCAAGGAAAAGGCACCGAAGAAAAAGCCAGCGGCAAAGCCTAAGAAACCAGCTGCCAAGAAGCCCGCCAGCGCCGCCAAGAAACCCAAAAAAGCTGCGGCCGTGAAAAAGAGCCCGAAGAAAGCCAAGAAACCAGCAGCTGCCGCAGCTAAAAAAACGGCCAAGAGCCCGAAAAAGGTGAAAGCCGCCAAGCCTAAGAAGGCAACTAAGAGCCCGGGTAAGGCCAAAGCGGTGAAGCCTAAGGCGGCTAAGCCCAAGCCGACGAAGCCTAAAGCAACGAAGGCTAAGAAGGCAGCGCCCAAGAAGAAGTAA